GGAGGATGCTCGCGCGGTTGTCGGTGGCGGCCTCTGCACTCATGGTCACGGTGCCTCACTCCGTCATCGGCGGAACAGGGCCCTCTGCTTGAGCACTGTCCAGCTCCTGAACGGCAGTCTCTGGATCTGGGTTCGTTGGTTGCTCGTCGGTCGACGAGCCGGCTGGGTCCAAGAGGGCACAGACGACGCCGAGCAGTTGGTCCACGTCCACGGGTTTGGGGACGTAGTCGGTGGCGCCCTGGGAGATGGCCTTCTCGCGGTCCCCGGGCATTGCCTTCGCGGTGAGGGCGACGATGGGCAGGCCCCGCCAGCGGAGGCTGCGACGGATCGCGGCCATGGTCTCGTAGCCGTCCATCTCCGGCATCATGATGTCCATCAGCACGATGTCGACATCGGGGTTGCGTTCCAGGGTCTCGATGCCCTCGCGGCCGTTCTCCGCGTACAGGACGGGCATGCCGACGCGGCTGAGGACATGGGTGAGGGCGAAGACGTTGCGGATGTCGTCGTCGACGATGAGCACCCTGCGGCCCGGCAATATGCGGCCCGCGTGCCCTTCCTTCCACTCCTCCAGTTTGGTGGGCGTGGGCCAGCTGTCGTCGGGTTCGAGTGCGGTGTGCGGCCGCAGGGCGGCCTGTTCGATCGGTTCCGGGAGGTGCTGGGTGTGTGCCGCCGCGTAGGCGACGGCGGCCGCGCCGTGGCCCGGGTGCACCACGGGGACGAAGAGCGCGAAGGTGGATCCGTGGCCGGGGCGGCTCTCCGCGGTGATGCGGCCGCCGAGCAGGCCCGCGATCTCGCGGCTGATGGAGAGGCCGAGGCCGGTACCGCCGTACTTGCGGTTGGTGGTGCCGTCGGCCTGCTGGAACGCCTCGAAGATGACCGGGAGTTGCTCGGCGGGGATGCCGATGCCGGTGTCGCTGACGGCGAAGCACAGCAGGTCCTCGTTGTCGTGGAGCAGCCGGTCGCCCGAGGACGCCTTGACGCGGCTGACGCGCAGCTCGACGCTGCCGGCCGAGGTGAACTTGACCGCGTTCGACAGCAGGTTGCGCAGGATCTGCTGGAGGCGCTGCTCGTCCGAGAACATCTCACGCGGCACGTCCTCGCCCACCGACACGTCGAAGGCGAGGCCGCGGTCCAGGGTGAGCGGGCGGAACGTCGCGTGGACGTAGTCGAGCACCTTGATCAGGGGGAGCTTCTTGGGGCGTACGTCCATGCGGCCCGCCTCGATCTTCGACAGGTCCAGGATGTCGTTGATGAGCTGGAGCAGGTCGGAGCCGGAGCGGTGGATGGTCGTCGCGAACTGCACCTCTTGGTCGGAGAGGTGGTCGTCGGGGTTGTCGGAGAGCAGCCTGGCGAGGATCAGCAGGGAGTTGAGCGGCGTGCGCAGCTCGTGCGACATGTTCGCCAGGAACTCGGACTTGTACTGGGAGCTGGTGGCCAGCAGCGCGGCCTTCTCCTCCAGCTCCGCGTTGGACCGGCGCAGCTCGGCCTGCTGGCGCTGGAGTTCGTCCGAGCGCTCCTGGAGCTGGATGGCCAGGCGCTGCGACTCGCCGAGCAGCGACTCCGTGCGGGAGTTGGCGATGATGGTGTTGATCGCGACGCCGATGGTGTTCACGAACTGGTCGAAGAACGCCAGGTGGACGTCGGAGAAGCGGGAGAACGTCGCCAGCTCGATGACGCCGAGCAGCTTGTCCTCGAAGAGGATCGGGATGATGACGACCGTGGCCGGTGCCGCGTCGCCGAGACCCGAGTGGATCTTGATGTAGTCCGGCGGGACCTCCTCGACGAGGATGCGCTTCTTCTCCAGTGCCGCCTGCCGCACCAGGCCCTGCGCGGGCATGCCGCCCGTGTCGACGACCGAGCCCTGCGCCGCTCCGTACCCGGCGATGAAGGCGAGGCCCTTGGCCGTCACCTGGCTGGGCGCGGGCGCCTCGGCCGTGTCCGGGTCGGCCAGGAAGAAGGCGCCGTACTGCGCGTTCACCAGCGGCGTCAGCTCGCGCAGGATCAGATCGGCGACCTCCATCAGGTCGCGGTGGCCCTGCATCAGACCGGCCAGGCGGGCGAGGTTGGACTCCAGCCAGTCCTTGGCGCGGGTGGTCTCGCGGAGGTTGGAGACCATGAGGTTGATGTTGTCCTTGAGCTCGGACACCTCGCCCCGGGTCTCCACCGTGATGGAGCGGGTCATGTCGCCCTGCGCCACGGCGGAGGCGACCTCGGCGATGGCGCGGACCTGCGTGGTGAGGTTCAGCGCCAGCTCGTTCACGTTCGTCGTCAGACGCTTCCACGTGCCGTACACGCCCTCGACGCGGGCCTGGCCGCCCAGCTGGCCCTCGGAGCCTACCTCGCGGGCCACGCGGGTGACCTCGGAGGAGAACGAGGACAGCGTGTCCACCATGGTGTTGATGGTGGTCTTCAGCTCCAGGATCTCGCCGCGCGCGTCGACGTCGATCTTCTTGGAGAGGTCGCCCTGGGCCACCGCGGTGGCGACCTGGGCGATGTTGCGGACCTGGCCCGTCAGGTTGTCCGCCATGTAGTTGACGTTGTCGGTGAGGTCCTTCCACACGCCGGACACGCCGAGCACCTGCGCGCGGCCGCCGAGCCTGCCGTCCGTGCCGACCTCGCGGGCGACGCGGGTGACCTCGTCGGCGAAGGCGCGCAGCTGCTCCACCATCGTGTTGACGGTGTCCTTGAGCTCCAGGATCTCGCCGCGCGCCGTGACCGTGATCATCTTGGACAGGTCGCCGTTGGCGACGGCGGTGGTGACCTGGGCGATGTTGCGGACCTGGGAGGTGAGGTTCGACGCCATGAAGTTGACGTTGTCGGTGAGGTCCTTCCACACGCCGGACACGCCACGGACCTGCGCCTGACCGCCGAGGTTGCCCTCGGTGCCGACCTCGCGGGCGACGCGGGTGACCTCGTCGGCGAAGGCGGACAGCTGGTCGACCATCGTGTTGATCGTCGACTTCAGCTCCAGGATCTCGCCCTTCGCCTCGACCGTGATCTTCTTCCCGAGGTCGCCCTGGGCCACGGCCGTCGAGACGAGCGCGATGTTGCGCACCTGGGAGGTGAGGTTGTCGGCCATGAAGTTGACGTTGTCGGTGAGGTCCTTCCACACGCCCGACACGCCCCGCACCTGGGCGCGCCCGCCGAGGTTGCCCTCGGTGCCGACCTCGCGGGCGACGCGGGTGACCTCGTCGGCGAAGGCGGACAGCTGGTCGACCATCGTGTTCACCGTCGACTTCAGCTCCAGGATCTCGCCCCGGGCGTCGACGGTGATCTTCTGGCTCAGGTCGCCGTTGGCGACGGCGGTGGTGACCTGGGCGATGTTGCGGACCTGGGAGGTGAGGTTCGACGCCATGAAGTTGACGTTGTCGGTGAGGTCCTTCCACACGCCGGACACCCCGCGCGCCTGGGCGCGCCCGCCCAACTGCCCCTCGGTGCCGACCTCGCGCGCCACGCGGGTCACCTCCGCGGCGAACGCGGAGAGCTGCTCCACCATCGTGTTCACGGTGAGCTTCAGTTCGAGGAGCTCGCCCGTCGCCTCGACGGTCACCGTGCGGGTCAGGTCGCCCTGCGCCACCGCCGTCGTCACGAGCGCGATGTCCCGCACCTGCGCGGTGAGCCGGGACGCCATCGTGTTGACGGCCTCCGTCACGTCTCGCCAACTGCCCGAGAGACCCCGCACCTTGGCGCGCCCGCCGAGACGCCCCTCCGTGCCGACCTCGCGGGCGACCCGCGTGACCTCTCCCGTGAAGAGGGACAGCTGGTCGACCATCGTGTTGACGGCGCGCCCCAGGCGCCGTAAATCACCGCGCAGTTCACGGGTGCCGTCGTGCAGGTCGACCCGTTGCGTGAGGTCGCCGCCCGCCACCGCGTTCAGCACGCGGGTCGCGTTCGCCGCCGGCGCGACCAGCGCGTCCAGCAGGGTGTTGACCTCCGAGACACGGGCGGCCCACCGGCCCTGACCGGGGCTCGCGGCGAACCGCTCGTCCAGCCGGCCGTGCCGTATGATCTCGCGCCGCACGCGGATCAGCTCGCCGTCGAAGTGCAGCGAACGGTCCAGCATCTCGTTGAACACCGAGTACAGCTCGGCGGTCAGGCCGTCACCGACCGGCGCCACCTTGGTGAAGTCGCCGTCCCGCGCCGCGCGCATGGCGGCGAGCAGCGGGCGCAGCTGGCAGTTGGCCGGATCTGTTCCGGACTCGGCAGTCTGCGTCGGGACCGGAATCCGGTCTTTTCCAAGCACAGGCATAGCACTGTTCTCACTCATAACGGCCCACTTCGGTAACTCGGTGCTTATGAGCGTGGCCAGTCTGTCACTCTGTCGGTGTCGCCTGAGGCGTATTCGCCCGAACTGCTCAGGAGCCGCACCGTGGGGTCCATTCCGATGCAACGGGAGGCCGATATTCCTGCCTCCGCCACGGACCCGGGCCGCCCCGGGCCACCGGCGGTGGTGCGCACGTCACTGCCCGGAAACCCGCTGGCACCCGCCGCCGCGCGCAGATTCGTGCGCGCGGCGCTCGCCGACTGGACCGAGCTCGGCGTGCCCGCGGCCACCGGCATCACCGACCGGCTGGCCGACGACGCGGTGCTGCTGGTCAGCGAGCTGGTGACCAACGCCGTCGTGCACGCGGGCACGGCCGTCGAGCTGATGTGCCGCCTCGACGACGCGCTGCCCGGCGAGAGCGCCGAGACCCTCCTCATCGAGGTCGCCGACCACCACCCCTCCCGCGCCGTCCGCAGTGAGCAGCGCCCGCCGTCCCCCGGCACCCCCGAGTACGGCCGTGGTCTCCACCTCGTCGCGACCCTCTCCGAGTCCTGGGGCATCACCTACCGCACCGGCACGAAATCGGTCTGGGCCCGGCTGCCCGTCGAGGGCGTGCAGGCCGTCCACGAGATCGAGTCCTACGCGAGCGAACAGGCGCTGCAGCGCGGACTGCGCGCCGCCGAGATCCTCGCGCCGCTGCCCAAGCGCGCCGCGCAGGACACCGAGTGGGTCAACAGGGGCGCCCTCTCCTTCCTCGCCGAGGCGTCCGACCTGCTGGCCGGGCAGTTCGACGAGGACCTGGTGGCCGCACTCGCCGGACAGCTGCTCGTGCCGCGCCTCGCGGACTGGTGCGCCGTCTGGCTCGACGACCCGTCCCAGGGAGCCGCCCGCGACTCCGTGGGCGTGCAGGGCGCGCGGCTCGCCCGGGTGTGGCACACCAGCGAGCACCGGATAGAGGAGCTGCGCCGCGTCCTGGAGAAGGAGCCGCCCCGCATCCCGGACACGGCGGGCTCCGGCGCCTTCCCGCTGCCCTGGCCGGGCGAGGCGCCGACGGGCGGGCCGCCCGGCGCGGCGCTGGCGTACCGGCTGACGGCCGGCGGGCGCGTCCTCGGCACGCTCGTCATCGGCCGGTCGGGCCTGGTCCGCTTCCCCGACGAAGTCACCGGACTCGTCGAGGACTTCAGCCGCCGGGTCGCCCTGGCCATCAGCACCGCCCGTCGGTACCAGCGCCAGGCCAACATCAGCCAGGTCCTCCAGCGCGGGCTGCTGCCCAGCAAGGTCGCGGAGATCCCCGGCGTCGAGAGCGGCCTCGTCTACGAACCGCGGGACAAGGGCGGCCCCGGCGGCGACTTCTACGACGTGTTCCAGGCGGGCGAAGGACGCTGGTGCTTCGCCCTCGGCGACGTCCAGGGCAAAGGGCCCGAGGCGGCCGTCGTCATCGGCCTCGCCCGCCCCTGGCTGCGGCTGCTCGCCCGCGAGGGGTACCAGGTCGCGGAGGTCATGGACCGCCTCAACCAGCTGCTCCTCGACGACGCGACCGAGGCGGCGGACGCGGCGGCCGCGGTCGTCGCGGTGGCGGGCGGGCAGGGCGTGCCGCCCGACAGCCCCACCTCGCGCTTCCTCTCGCTCCTGTACGGGGAGATCGTCCCCTACGAAGGGGGAGTGCGCGTCACCCTCGCGTGCGCGGGACATCCGCTGCCGCTCGTCATGTCCGCCGCCGGGAAGGTCCGGGAGGCGGCCACTCCGCAGATACTGCTCGGGGTCATCGACGACGAGACGTACACGAGCGAGAGCTTCGACCTGCGGTCCGGCGAGACGCTCCTGTGCGTCACGGACGGCGTGACCGAGCGCCGGACGGGCCGCCGCCAGTTCGACGACGGCGACGGCCTCGCGGCGGCGCTCGCGAGCTGCGCGGGGCTCGACGCGGGGCTGGTGGCGGAACGGATCAGGCGGCTGGTCCACGAGTTCTCGGAGCGGCCGCCGGACGACGACCTGGCGCTGCTGGTGCTGCGGGCGCGGTGAGGCGGGGCCGGACGAGCGCGGCCCGGGGCGGGGCGGGCCGAGCGGTTGTGTTCTGCGGTGGGAGGGGCGCGGGCGGGGGCGCGTCTCGCGGTGGGCCGGGCGAGCGGGGTGCGGTGGGCCGGGTGAGCGGGGTGCGGTGGGCCGGGTGAGCGGGGTGCGGTGGCGGGTGGGGGACAATCGACGACATGCCCTCCGCACTGCCCGATGGTGAGCCCATGCCCGAGGACGGCGCGCTGCCCGCGTCCGCACTCGACGGCGCGGCCTCCCGCCCCCTCGGCTTCTACCTGCACGTCCCGTACTGCGCCACGCGCTGCGGCTACTGCGACTTCAACACGTACACCGCGACCGAGCTGCGCGGCTCCGGCGGCGTCCTCGCCTCCCGCGACAACTACGCGCAGACCCTCGCCGACGAGGTGCGGCTCGCCCGGAAGGTCCTGGGCGACGACCCGCGGCCGGTGCGGACCGTGTTCGTCGGGGGCGGCACGCCGACGCTGCTCGCCGCCCGCGACCTCGTGGCGATGCTCGCCGCCGTGCGGGACGAGTTCGGGCTCGCCGACGACGCGGAGATCACGACCGAGGCGAATCCGGAGTCGGTCGACGAGGCGTACCTGAGCGAGCTGCGGGAGAGCGGCTTCAACCGTGTCTCCTTCGGCATGCAGAGCGCGAAGCAGCACGTCCTGAAGGTCCTCGACCGCACGCACACGCCCGGGCGCCCCGAGGCGTGCGTCGCCGAGGCGCGGGCGGCGGGCTTCGAGCACGTCAACCTCGACCTGATCTACGGCACGCCCGGCGAGACGGACGACGACTGGCGCGCCACGCTCGACTCGGCGATCGGCGCCGGGCCCGACCACGTCAGCGCCTACGCGCTCATCGTGGAGGAGGGCACGCAGCTGGCGCGGCGCATCCGGCGCGGCGAGGTGCCGATGACCGACGACGACGTGCACGCCGACCGGTACCTGATCGCCGACGAGGTGCTGGGGAACGCGGGCTTCTCGTGGTACGAGGTGTCCAACTGGGCCACCTCCGAGAGCGGCCGCTGTCTGCACAACGAGCTGTACTGGCGCGGCGCCGACTGGTGGGGCGCAGGACCCGGCGCGCACAGCCACGTCGGCGGCGTGCGGTGGTGGAACGTCAAGCACCCCGGCGCGTACGCGGGGGCGCTCGCGGGCGGCGGCTCGCCCGGAGCGGGCCGCGAGGTGCTGTCCGACGAGGACCGCCGCGTGGAGCGGATCCTGCTGGAGCTGCGGCTGCGGGAGGGCTGCCCGCTGTCGCTGCTGCGGGAGGCAGGGCTCGCGGCCTCGGTGCGGGCGAGGGACGAGGGACTGCTGGAGTCCGGCCCGTACGGAGAGGGGCGCGCCGTCCTGACGCTTCGGGGGCGGCTGCTCGCCGACGCGGTGGTGCGGGACCTGGTGGACTGACGGCCCGCCCCCGGTGCGGGGCGGCCTACGGGAGCGTGACGAAGTCGATGAGCTCTTCCACGCGGCCGAGGAGCGGTGGCTCCAGGTCCTTGTAGGAGTGCACCGAGTCCAGGATGCGCTGCCAGGCCGCGCCCGTGTTGGGCGGCCAGCCGAGGGCGCGGCAGATGCCCGTCTTCCAGTCCTGGCCGCGGGGGACGTGGGGCCAGGCGGGGATGCCGACCGAGGCCGGTTTCACCGCCTCCCAGATGTCGATGTAGGGGTGGCCGACGACCAGCGCATGGGCGCTGGTGACCTGCGTCGCGATGCGGGACTCCTTGGAACCCGGGACCAGGTGGTCGACCAGGACGCCGAGGCGGGCGTCGGGGCCCGGGTCGAACTCGGCGACGATCGCGGGGAGGTCGTCGATGCCCTCCAGGTACTCGACGACGACGCCCTCGATGCGGAGGTCGTCGCCCCAGACGCGCTCGACCAGTTCTGCGTCGTGGCGGCCCTCCACGTAGATGCGTCCCGCGCGGGCGACCCTGGCCCGCGCCCCGGGCACGGCCACCGAGCCGGACGCGGTACGCGAGGGACGTACGGGAGCCCCCTGGGAGGGGCGGACCAGGGTGACCGGGCGGCCCTCCAGGAGGAAGCCGCGCGGCTCCATAGGGAAGACGCGGTGCTTGCCGAAGCGGTCCTCCAGCGTCACCGTCGGCCCTTGCGCCGTTTTCTCGCAGCGGATCACCGCCCCGCAGAAACCGGTGCTCAGCTCCTCGACCACGAGGCCGGCGTCCGCCGCCACCTCCGGTACGGGCTTCGGCTTCTTCCAAGGGGGCGTGAGGTCGGCGGAGTACTGGCGCATTCTCGTGACGATAGGAAGAGCGGAGGCGTCACACGTCACGACACGCCGAAGCGGGTGGCCAGTGTGGCGCGTTGGGCACGGACAAAAGCCGCATCCACCGTCGCGCCGTGCCCCGGTACGTAGAGTGCGTCCTCGCCGCCCAGGTCGAGGAGGCGGTCGAGCGCCGCGGGCCAGTGGCTCGGCGCCGCGTCCGGGCCCGCCTGCGGCTCGCCCGACTCCTCCACCAGGTCGCCGCAGAAGACGACCTCCCGGCCGCCCTCGGTACCGGGGACGAGGACCGCGAGGTCGTGGCCGGAGTGGCCGGGCCCGATGTTGGCGAGCAGCACCTGGACGCCGCCGCCCAGATCGAGCGTCCACTCCCCGCAGACCAGATGGCGCGGGTGGACCAGGAGGTCGGCCGCCTCCGCCGCCGCGTCCGGGTCGAGGCCGTGCCGCACCGCGTCCTCGCGCAGCTCGTCGCGGCCCCTGGTGAAGACCGTGTCGATGCCCACCGCCCCGTACACCTCCACGCCCGCGAACGCCGCCGCCCCGAGGACGTGGTCGAAGTGCGGGTGCGTGAGCGCGAGATGGGTCACTCTGCGGTCGCCGCCCAGGATCCGCCGGGCCTGCGTGCGCAGCGCCGCGCCCTCCGCGAGGCTCGACCCGCCCTCGATCATGAGGGCCGCGTCGTCGCCGACGACGAGCCCCGCCGTGCAGTCCCAGACGGGCAGACGGCACCGTCCCACACGCGGTGCGAGCCGCTCCCAGCCCGCCGCTTCCCATGCCGGCGTCACGTTCATACGGTGACGCTATCCGTACGGGCGGTGTTCGGCAGCCGCTGTCTTGCCGGGCCCGTACCCGACGGCCGTACACTGACCTTTTGAAGTGCTGGCACTCGCCCGCGGGGAGTGCCAGGCGAGGGGGCTCGGGGGATGCCGGGGCCCGTCGTGAACGACGTCGTGAACGACGGAGACAGCTGGAGGTGTGCGCGATGCTCAGTGAACGCAGGCTCGAAGTGCTGCGCGCCATCGTCCATGACTACGTGGGGACGGAGGAGCCCGTCGGCTCCAAGGCGCTCACCGAGCGGCACCGTCTGGGGGTCTCCCCGGCCACCGTCCGCAACGACATGGCGGTGCTGGAGGAGGAAGGGTTCATCGCCCAGCCGCACACCAGCGCGGGGCGCATCCCCACCGACAAGGGCTACCGCCTCTTCGTCGACAAACTCGCGGGCGTCAAGCCGATGACCGCGCCCGAGCGGCGCGCCATCCAGAACTTCCTCGACGGCGCAGTCGACCTCGACGACGTCGTGGGGCGCACGGTGCGGCTGCTCGCGCAGCTCACCCGGCAGGTCGCCGTCGTGCAGTACCCGTCGCTCACCCGCTCGACGGTGCGGCACGTGGAGCTGCTCTCGCTGGCCCCCGCCCGGCTGATGCTCGTACTGATCACGGACACGGGCCGGGTCGAGCAGCGCATGATCGACTGCCCCGCGCCGTTCGGCGAGACCGCGCTCGCGGACCTGCGGGCCCGGTTGAACAGCAGGGTCGCGGGGCGGCGCTTCGCGGATGTGCCACAGTTGGTGCAGGACCTGCCCGAGGCCTT
The window above is part of the Streptomyces venezuelae genome. Proteins encoded here:
- a CDS encoding HAMP domain-containing protein → MRAARDGDFTKVAPVGDGLTAELYSVFNEMLDRSLHFDGELIRVRREIIRHGRLDERFAASPGQGRWAARVSEVNTLLDALVAPAANATRVLNAVAGGDLTQRVDLHDGTRELRGDLRRLGRAVNTMVDQLSLFTGEVTRVAREVGTEGRLGGRAKVRGLSGSWRDVTEAVNTMASRLTAQVRDIALVTTAVAQGDLTRTVTVEATGELLELKLTVNTMVEQLSAFAAEVTRVAREVGTEGQLGGRAQARGVSGVWKDLTDNVNFMASNLTSQVRNIAQVTTAVANGDLSQKITVDARGEILELKSTVNTMVDQLSAFADEVTRVAREVGTEGNLGGRAQVRGVSGVWKDLTDNVNFMADNLTSQVRNIALVSTAVAQGDLGKKITVEAKGEILELKSTINTMVDQLSAFADEVTRVAREVGTEGNLGGQAQVRGVSGVWKDLTDNVNFMASNLTSQVRNIAQVTTAVANGDLSKMITVTARGEILELKDTVNTMVEQLRAFADEVTRVAREVGTDGRLGGRAQVLGVSGVWKDLTDNVNYMADNLTGQVRNIAQVATAVAQGDLSKKIDVDARGEILELKTTINTMVDTLSSFSSEVTRVAREVGSEGQLGGQARVEGVYGTWKRLTTNVNELALNLTTQVRAIAEVASAVAQGDMTRSITVETRGEVSELKDNINLMVSNLRETTRAKDWLESNLARLAGLMQGHRDLMEVADLILRELTPLVNAQYGAFFLADPDTAEAPAPSQVTAKGLAFIAGYGAAQGSVVDTGGMPAQGLVRQAALEKKRILVEEVPPDYIKIHSGLGDAAPATVVIIPILFEDKLLGVIELATFSRFSDVHLAFFDQFVNTIGVAINTIIANSRTESLLGESQRLAIQLQERSDELQRQQAELRRSNAELEEKAALLATSSQYKSEFLANMSHELRTPLNSLLILARLLSDNPDDHLSDQEVQFATTIHRSGSDLLQLINDILDLSKIEAGRMDVRPKKLPLIKVLDYVHATFRPLTLDRGLAFDVSVGEDVPREMFSDEQRLQQILRNLLSNAVKFTSAGSVELRVSRVKASSGDRLLHDNEDLLCFAVSDTGIGIPAEQLPVIFEAFQQADGTTNRKYGGTGLGLSISREIAGLLGGRITAESRPGHGSTFALFVPVVHPGHGAAAVAYAAAHTQHLPEPIEQAALRPHTALEPDDSWPTPTKLEEWKEGHAGRILPGRRVLIVDDDIRNVFALTHVLSRVGMPVLYAENGREGIETLERNPDVDIVLMDIMMPEMDGYETMAAIRRSLRWRGLPIVALTAKAMPGDREKAISQGATDYVPKPVDVDQLLGVVCALLDPAGSSTDEQPTNPDPETAVQELDSAQAEGPVPPMTE
- a CDS encoding SpoIIE family protein phosphatase → MGSIPMQREADIPASATDPGRPGPPAVVRTSLPGNPLAPAAARRFVRAALADWTELGVPAATGITDRLADDAVLLVSELVTNAVVHAGTAVELMCRLDDALPGESAETLLIEVADHHPSRAVRSEQRPPSPGTPEYGRGLHLVATLSESWGITYRTGTKSVWARLPVEGVQAVHEIESYASEQALQRGLRAAEILAPLPKRAAQDTEWVNRGALSFLAEASDLLAGQFDEDLVAALAGQLLVPRLADWCAVWLDDPSQGAARDSVGVQGARLARVWHTSEHRIEELRRVLEKEPPRIPDTAGSGAFPLPWPGEAPTGGPPGAALAYRLTAGGRVLGTLVIGRSGLVRFPDEVTGLVEDFSRRVALAISTARRYQRQANISQVLQRGLLPSKVAEIPGVESGLVYEPRDKGGPGGDFYDVFQAGEGRWCFALGDVQGKGPEAAVVIGLARPWLRLLAREGYQVAEVMDRLNQLLLDDATEAADAAAAVVAVAGGQGVPPDSPTSRFLSLLYGEIVPYEGGVRVTLACAGHPLPLVMSAAGKVREAATPQILLGVIDDETYTSESFDLRSGETLLCVTDGVTERRTGRRQFDDGDGLAAALASCAGLDAGLVAERIRRLVHEFSERPPDDDLALLVLRAR
- the hemW gene encoding radical SAM family heme chaperone HemW; translation: MPSALPDGEPMPEDGALPASALDGAASRPLGFYLHVPYCATRCGYCDFNTYTATELRGSGGVLASRDNYAQTLADEVRLARKVLGDDPRPVRTVFVGGGTPTLLAARDLVAMLAAVRDEFGLADDAEITTEANPESVDEAYLSELRESGFNRVSFGMQSAKQHVLKVLDRTHTPGRPEACVAEARAAGFEHVNLDLIYGTPGETDDDWRATLDSAIGAGPDHVSAYALIVEEGTQLARRIRRGEVPMTDDDVHADRYLIADEVLGNAGFSWYEVSNWATSESGRCLHNELYWRGADWWGAGPGAHSHVGGVRWWNVKHPGAYAGALAGGGSPGAGREVLSDEDRRVERILLELRLREGCPLSLLREAGLAASVRARDEGLLESGPYGEGRAVLTLRGRLLADAVVRDLVD
- a CDS encoding DUF3097 domain-containing protein — encoded protein: MRQYSADLTPPWKKPKPVPEVAADAGLVVEELSTGFCGAVIRCEKTAQGPTVTLEDRFGKHRVFPMEPRGFLLEGRPVTLVRPSQGAPVRPSRTASGSVAVPGARARVARAGRIYVEGRHDAELVERVWGDDLRIEGVVVEYLEGIDDLPAIVAEFDPGPDARLGVLVDHLVPGSKESRIATQVTSAHALVVGHPYIDIWEAVKPASVGIPAWPHVPRGQDWKTGICRALGWPPNTGAAWQRILDSVHSYKDLEPPLLGRVEELIDFVTLP
- a CDS encoding MBL fold metallo-hydrolase, which produces MTPAWEAAGWERLAPRVGRCRLPVWDCTAGLVVGDDAALMIEGGSSLAEGAALRTQARRILGGDRRVTHLALTHPHFDHVLGAAAFAGVEVYGAVGIDTVFTRGRDELREDAVRHGLDPDAAAEAADLLVHPRHLVCGEWTLDLGGGVQVLLANIGPGHSGHDLAVLVPGTEGGREVVFCGDLVEESGEPQAGPDAAPSHWPAALDRLLDLGGEDALYVPGHGATVDAAFVRAQRATLATRFGVS
- the hrcA gene encoding heat-inducible transcriptional repressor HrcA; amino-acid sequence: MLSERRLEVLRAIVHDYVGTEEPVGSKALTERHRLGVSPATVRNDMAVLEEEGFIAQPHTSAGRIPTDKGYRLFVDKLAGVKPMTAPERRAIQNFLDGAVDLDDVVGRTVRLLAQLTRQVAVVQYPSLTRSTVRHVELLSLAPARLMLVLITDTGRVEQRMIDCPAPFGETALADLRARLNSRVAGRRFADVPQLVQDLPEAFEAEDRGTVATVLSTLLETLVEETEERLMIGGTANLTRFGHDFPLTIRPVLEALEEQVVLLKLLGEVQDSGMAVRIGHENAHEGLSSTSVVSVGYGSGSEAVAKLGVVGPTRMDYPGTMGAVRAVARYVGQILAES